The Vibrio penaeicida sequence AAGGCAAACGCAAAACCGAGCGAGAATATGTTCAATTGAGGTGCCGCTCTTGTCATTACCCCGAACGACAAGTTAATGGTAAGTAGAGCGATAATACCCGACAACGACATGCTCAGCGCCATTTTAAACATAGTACCAAACCACAAAGCGAGCTCTCGGTAATCAACCGAATTCAACGCCCCTTGGCCGATAGGTAAAGCGGTAAAACTCATAACAACCAATTGGATCATTTGCAGATGACCATCAGTCGATAGAAAAAACATGGTCGCCAAAAACATGAATAACTGACCAAGTAAGGGCGTATTTTGTCCGTTTGCGGGATCGACCATAGACGCAAAACCCAAACTGGACTGCATACCTAGGATTTGACCCAATACAACAAACGTTTGCAGCATAAACTGAGTAACGGTCCCCATGGCAATGCCGATCACCAGTTGCTCAAACGTCGTTAAAAAACCTTGAAAAGACAATAGCTCGATATCTTCAGGAACAGCGGGAATAGCGGGCATTACCGCAAACGTAATAGCGAGACCTAGATACAAACGGATCCGGGTAGATACAAATCTTGCCCCCGTCACGGTCATGACCATTAACATCGCTGAAATCCGGCTATAAGGCCAGAAGTAGTTAGCTATCCAGTCGAGAATGATGTCTGCAGAAAACTCCATACCCGCCTCTAATGCAGAACAGTTGGCATGCGTTCAATCAGCTCGAAGAAAAACTCCATCAGCATACGTGTCATCCAATGCCCGAATAACATCAAAGCCAAGAGCGTGACAACTAGCCTAGGAAGAAAACTCAGTGTTTGTTCGTTGATGGACGTAGCCGCTTGGAAAATGGCAACAACCAAACCAATAATAAGGCTGGGAATAATGATTGCGCATACCATGACCAGAACCAACCATAGCGATTCTCGGAAAAGGTCAACGAACATTTCAGGAGTCATACATTCCCTCCGCTATATTGCAAAACTGCCAGCTAAGGTGGATAAGATGAGGTTCCAACCATCAACCAGCACAAATAGCATGAGTTTAAAGGGCAAAGAAACGATCATCGGAGAAAGCATCATCATACCCATAGCCATTAATACAGAGGCAACCACCAAGTCGATGACCAAAAATGGCAAAAAGAGCATAAAACCGATCTGAAACGCGGTCTTCAACTCCGACGTTATAAATGCAGGGATAAGAATACTCATCGGCACGTCTTCGGGGTTATTTACCTGAGCCCCTGAGATATTGACGAATGTTTCCAAATCTTTAACACGCGTCTGCTTAAGCATGAAGTCCTTCATAGGTACTTGAGCCAAAGTAAACGCATCACGAGCGGTAATCTGTTCATTTACATATGGCTGAATGGCTTCATTATTTACTCGGTCTATTACAGGGGACATGATGAAGAAGGTGAGAAAAATGGCAATACCAATAATCACCTGATTAGACGGCGTTTGTTGCAAACCCATAGCTTGACGCAATATCGACATCACCACGACAATTCGGGTAAACGACGTCATCAAAATCACCATTGCAGGCAAGAAGCCCAACAATGTCATTAAGGCCAAGACTTGTAAGTTTATCGAGTAATCTTCAGTACCATCAGGGTTCGTAGTCACCGTTATCGCTGGAATACCACTTCCGGGAGCACCACCTGAGATAAACGCACTTGAAGAGCCTGTTGCAGTCTGTGATTCCGCCACCGCAATATTTTGCGAACCTACCGCATTCGTCGGAATTGTACTCGCCAATTCTTCCTGCGCTACCACCGAGGTCGAATGGCATAAAAACAGAAACGCTGCCAGTAAGGCAGCGATAAAATTATTTTTTTTCATCTTTTTTCAATAACTGACTAAGTTGTTGGGCGAAGGGTGCCGACACGGGTTGTGCGTCTTCGACAGGCTTGTCCAGTTTAGAAACCAAATTTATAGAGTTCGCGGTTATGCCTACGAGAAACTGCTCTTCTCCGGCCTGCACTATCACTAGCCGTTCTTTTGTTCCAACAGGTAGCTGGCGAACTATTCTTAGCCCATCTTGCCCCATCATACTAGGCAAACGCATTCGCTTTAATGCCCATGCCAATATGAAAATAATCGCGATAACAAAGAGCAAAGATCCCAGTGTTGCAGCCATATCTAACTGACCAGCACTGGAGGCCAATGCCGGCACAGGCAGAAACAACCACCAGCCAAAGAGTTTTTTCATGGCTACCTAAGTTTCTTGATTCGTTCAGTTTGGCTAATAACGTCGGTTAGACGAATACCAAACTTGTCGTTCACCACAACGACTTCACCGTGCGCGATCAAAGTTCCATTGACCAGTACATCCAGTGATTCACCAGCAACTCGGTCCAATTCAACAACGGAACCTTGGTTCAGTTGTAATAAGTTACGAATGCTGATTTGTGAACGCCCAACTTCCATCGAAATTGTGACGGGAATATCCATGATGGTGTCGAGTTTACGACGCTCATCTTCAGAAATCGGAGCTGGCTCATTAGACAATTCTTCAAGGGGAGCCGCTTCAACATCATCATCGCCACCAGATGCTAACGGGTCTTCGCCTAATGCAGCGGCCCATTCATCTGCCAGTTTTTGATCTTCGTTTGGATCCATACTCAATCACCTACTCATTTGTTTCTGGCGAGATTTCTTCAAACTCATCGCCACTATCTAGTTCTGATTCCATGTCATTGCCAAGGAATACCAAATCGGATTTAACCACATCTGGACGCTTAATTTTTTCAGAAACCTGCACAGCCAATTTATCACCGGAGCGACCCATTTTAACTCGGTATGTTGGCAGTTCTTCTACAAACATTGTCGCGTTCTCAGGCATCTCAATTGGGATAATGTCGCCAGGTCTTAGTTCCATCAAGTCGCGAAGGGAAATATCCCGCTCCAACAAGTTCACTCGGAAATTGACGGGAACATCCATAATTTCTTCTTTTAGCGCCGAGCTCCAACGTACGTCAGTTTCCATCTTATCGGATTGAACACCGGCATCTAAGAGCTCACGGATCGGTTCAACCATGGAGTACGGCATCACAACATGAAAATCACCGCCTCCACCATCCACTTCAATATGGAAGCTGCTCACGACGATCACCTCAGTCGGGCTCACGATATTCGCCATACTTGGGTTTACTTCTGAATCCAAATACTCAAATTCAACGCCCATAACAGGTGACCACGCTTCTTGATAATCTGCAAATACGATTTTCAGAAGCAGTTGGATAATTCGACGTTCCGTCGGTGTAAACTCTCGCCCTTCGATCCGAGCATGGAAGCGACCATCACCACCAAAGAAGTTTTCCACCAAGATAAAAACTAATCGCGCTTCCATGGTAATAAGCGCTGTACCTTTAAGTGGTCTAAAACGCACCATGTTCAAACTGGTTGGTACATAAAGGGTGTTTTGGTATTCACCAAACTTCACCATTTGTACACCGTTAATCGATACCTCTGCGGTTTTCCGCAGCATGTTAAACAAACTTATTCGAAGGTGCCGAGCAAAGCGCTCATTGATGAGCTCCAAGGTCGGCATTCGACCACGAACAATTCTGTCTTGAGACGAAAAATCATAGTCGGATGTGTTCTCGGGGGACCCACCACCGGCATCAAGATCATCATCATCTCCGTCATCTACATCATCTACACCATGCAGTAACGCATCAATCTCATCTTGGCTTAATAAGTCTGTCACAGGATACCTATTGCATTACGAAGTCAGTAAACAGCACTTTCTCAATGACAGGCTGCCCTACTAGCTGACTCAAAGCAGCTTTAATATCGTCAGTTGCCTGATCACGTAGCTGCCCACGACCTAAAGGAGTACGAAGTTGCTCAGCAGTAGCGACTCCAAACGTAGAAAGAAGGGTGCTTTCAATCAGAGGAGAATGGTGTTTTGCCGTTCCCTCATTTTCGCTCCCTCTCACCATAATTTGGACTTTGATTTGCACCAATCTGTCTTTCTTATCCCCTGTAACGTTAAATACAAACGGCTGTGGGATATTGACATAAGAAGCGGGTTCATTAGTGGGAACTGCTGCTTCTTCTGCTACTGGAGTTTCTTCTGCAGGATCGGATCCCATCAAGAAAAAGGCTGCGCCACCGCCACCAGCAAGTAAAACGACTACCGCTATGATGATGATCAGGAGCTTGCTTTTTCCTTTGGGCGCGTCTGCGTCTTGTTGTTCTTCTGCCATAAACGTCTCGGTTAAATAGAAGGTTAAGTTATAATGTTAAGCGTAAAAACTGATTCCATCACGGTTTGGTTTCACATCAACGTTAACTTCGAGCGATTCGTCACCCTCTGAGCCAAATTCGCTATCAATGCCATCGCCATCTTTACCTTTTCCGGAACCCTGCCCCGCAACATACTGACTTTGTTGCTGTTGTCCTGCATTTTGCTGCTGAACGGACGTATCTGCAAGCTGTAAACCTTGTTGAGACAACATTTCTCTCAATCTGGGCATTGCTTGTTCAACAATGTCTCGGGTTTGTTGGTTCGCAACCGTAAATTGAACCGACGCAATGTCGTTATTCATCGTCATGCGAATTTGCATTCGCCCTAATTCTGGCGGGTCTAAGCGAATGTCGACATTTTTGAGGTTTTTAGACAGCATCATCTGAACACGTTCGGCGAGCTGATCACCTGCCGCGGCACCGTCTCGAGATAACTGTAGTGGTGATTGCTGAGTGGTTGCTACAGCTTGCCCCTCTGCTTTAG is a genomic window containing:
- the fliR gene encoding flagellar biosynthetic protein FliR, yielding MEFSADIILDWIANYFWPYSRISAMLMVMTVTGARFVSTRIRLYLGLAITFAVMPAIPAVPEDIELLSFQGFLTTFEQLVIGIAMGTVTQFMLQTFVVLGQILGMQSSLGFASMVDPANGQNTPLLGQLFMFLATMFFLSTDGHLQMIQLVVMSFTALPIGQGALNSVDYRELALWFGTMFKMALSMSLSGIIALLTINLSFGVMTRAAPQLNIFSLGFAFALLVGLLICWYIIAGLFTHYDLIWLEGRGQICRLIDMNC
- the fliQ gene encoding flagellar biosynthesis protein FliQ — translated: MTPEMFVDLFRESLWLVLVMVCAIIIPSLIIGLVVAIFQAATSINEQTLSFLPRLVVTLLALMLFGHWMTRMLMEFFFELIERMPTVLH
- the fliP gene encoding flagellar type III secretion system pore protein FliP (The bacterial flagellar biogenesis protein FliP forms a type III secretion system (T3SS)-type pore required for flagellar assembly.) codes for the protein MKKNNFIAALLAAFLFLCHSTSVVAQEELASTIPTNAVGSQNIAVAESQTATGSSSAFISGGAPGSGIPAITVTTNPDGTEDYSINLQVLALMTLLGFLPAMVILMTSFTRIVVVMSILRQAMGLQQTPSNQVIIGIAIFLTFFIMSPVIDRVNNEAIQPYVNEQITARDAFTLAQVPMKDFMLKQTRVKDLETFVNISGAQVNNPEDVPMSILIPAFITSELKTAFQIGFMLFLPFLVIDLVVASVLMAMGMMMLSPMIVSLPFKLMLFVLVDGWNLILSTLAGSFAI
- the fliO gene encoding flagellar biosynthetic protein FliO → MKKLFGWWLFLPVPALASSAGQLDMAATLGSLLFVIAIIFILAWALKRMRLPSMMGQDGLRIVRQLPVGTKERLVIVQAGEEQFLVGITANSINLVSKLDKPVEDAQPVSAPFAQQLSQLLKKDEKK
- the fliN gene encoding flagellar motor switch protein FliN, with the protein product MDPNEDQKLADEWAAALGEDPLASGGDDDVEAAPLEELSNEPAPISEDERRKLDTIMDIPVTISMEVGRSQISIRNLLQLNQGSVVELDRVAGESLDVLVNGTLIAHGEVVVVNDKFGIRLTDVISQTERIKKLR
- the fliM gene encoding flagellar motor switch protein FliM; this translates as MTDLLSQDEIDALLHGVDDVDDGDDDDLDAGGGSPENTSDYDFSSQDRIVRGRMPTLELINERFARHLRISLFNMLRKTAEVSINGVQMVKFGEYQNTLYVPTSLNMVRFRPLKGTALITMEARLVFILVENFFGGDGRFHARIEGREFTPTERRIIQLLLKIVFADYQEAWSPVMGVEFEYLDSEVNPSMANIVSPTEVIVVSSFHIEVDGGGGDFHVVMPYSMVEPIRELLDAGVQSDKMETDVRWSSALKEEIMDVPVNFRVNLLERDISLRDLMELRPGDIIPIEMPENATMFVEELPTYRVKMGRSGDKLAVQVSEKIKRPDVVKSDLVFLGNDMESELDSGDEFEEISPETNE
- the fliL gene encoding flagellar basal body-associated protein FliL gives rise to the protein MAEEQQDADAPKGKSKLLIIIIAVVVLLAGGGGAAFFLMGSDPAEETPVAEEAAVPTNEPASYVNIPQPFVFNVTGDKKDRLVQIKVQIMVRGSENEGTAKHHSPLIESTLLSTFGVATAEQLRTPLGRGQLRDQATDDIKAALSQLVGQPVIEKVLFTDFVMQ